Proteins encoded together in one Eubalaena glacialis isolate mEubGla1 chromosome 7, mEubGla1.1.hap2.+ XY, whole genome shotgun sequence window:
- the LYZL4 gene encoding lysozyme-like protein 4 encodes MKASMVLSLIGYLVVPSGAAVLGRCVVAKKLHEGGLSDFEGYSLENWVCLAYFESKFNPTAAYDSLRGGYTGYGLFQIRNSDWCDHGKNRCHVSCSALLNPNLKETIECAKKIVKGKRGMGAWTSWTLNCQHSDTLERWLDGCKL; translated from the exons ATGAAGGCGTCCATGGTGCTCTCCCTCATTGGGTACCTGGTGGTTCCAAGTGGCGCTGCTGTCTTGGGGCGCTGCGTGGTGGCTAAGAAGCTCCACGAAGGAGGCCTGAGTGATTTTGAGGGCTACAGCCTCGAAAACT GGGTGTGCCTGGCTTATTTTGAGAGCAAGTTCAACCCCACTGCTGCCTACGACAGCTTGCGCGGTGGCTACACCGGCTACGGCCTCTTTCAGATCCGCAACAGTGACTGGTGTGACCACGGCAAGAACCGCTGCCATGTGTCCTGCTCTG CTTTACTGAATCCAAATTTAAAAGAGACAATTGAATGTGCCAAGAAAAttgtaaaaggaaaaagaggaatggGAGCGTG GACCTCCTGGACCCTCAACTGCCAGCACTCCGACACTCTGGAGCGGTGGTTGGACGGATGCAAGCTGTAG